The following are encoded together in the Argopecten irradians isolate NY unplaced genomic scaffold, Ai_NY scaffold_0044, whole genome shotgun sequence genome:
- the LOC138311541 gene encoding uncharacterized protein: MTPVTASEITVTTDSATTSAMTPPTASSATTSAMTPPAASSATTSAMTPPAASSATTSAMTPPTASSATTSAMTPPAASSATTSAMTPPTAPSATPSMTPSMTPSGRAATVTPPTVTASPLSSVTTIGQVFISLTAIFGVAIIALIIYNTIIKRQATEAQNSSILPLYNLTSTVPSAPSLTCQDTLLEELETLKLEDSPLPKEQERKKNT, translated from the exons ATGACCCCTGTGACAGCATCAGAGATAACAGTCACTACAGACTCAGCAACAACCTCGGCGATGACACCCCCCACGGCCTCATCGGCAACAACCTCGGCGATGACACCCCCTGCGGCCTCATCGGCAACAACCTCGGCGATGACACCCCCCGCGGCCTCATCGGCAACAACCTCGGCGATGACACCCCCCACGGCCTCATCGGCAACAACCTCGGCGATGACACCCCCCGCGGCCTCATCGGCAACAACCTCGGCGATGACACCCCCCACGGCCCCATCGGCGACACCCTCTATGACACCATCGATGACACCATCAGGCAGAGCAGCAACAGTGACACCTCCAACAGTGACTGCATCTCCTTTGTCATCAGTAACAACAATTGGACagg tTTTCATCTCACTCACAGCAATTTTTGGAGTAGCAATTATAGCCCTCATCATTTACAACACCATCATTAAGAGGCAAGCCACAGAAGCTCAGAATTCATCAATCCTCCCACTGTATAACCTTACCTCAACAGTTCCATCTGCACCATCCCTTACCTGTCAAGATACACTTCTGGAAGAATTAGAAACACTAAAACTGGAAGACTCACCTCTACCGAAAGaacaagagagaaaaaaaaacacatag
- the LOC138311538 gene encoding uncharacterized protein, whose product MNYDPNVEQRPNDPISIESVENHEYISQIGPETPQTGIGLIQPGPNNTEGSENLLLRVIPPTQNFFSDDYLDELMNYDPNTVQRHKGPTNMGSTENHEDGIQKGREPSRIGNSAQTGSGSPEPGPSHAEGSENLPYTFQKVKQRTFKNSVVDTHYEVKFNVDKTIENKKLSTLYGEIEGMFDDVIGEASQTLQESDLGRIIIHHDNLSNPIYVPLRPLRDLTGEYVMEHLQNVLNSHQDMPMDQSFRLDCPSWYYIKASRQGNNKQKLLADALCLKAGVPNDRFLTVCDIPAFEDLLNVDILVVAARMGNKFLKIPSKDSKRQRMYLYLVGTQEDGHFHAIVKICGFFGSAKFCEHCLIPCRNNHYCENMCNVCHRQGCTVQRSQVSCIRCHRTCRSIECFNRHKELRERKHDRDHKSDCELYWSCTNCKRVLETRKRKPEEHRCGEWLCNCCKEYVNNDHLCYVRALEPKSPTTKYVFFDFECGQEDNILQCHDKYASQRNPKCPACKGKIVPCNECAKCINCQKSWCGKYRHTPNLVIAHTACELCKDKTIDFKCEECESRCEEDSSCTGREVLFEGNNAASDFGKWLFDEKHKGFLVFAHKMKGYDGYF is encoded by the exons ATGAACTACGACCCAAATGTAGAGCAACGACCTAATGATCCAATCAGCATAGAGTCTGTGGAGAATCACGAATATATTAGTCAGATTGGTCCAGAAACACCTCAGACCGGGATAGGACTCATACAACCGGGACCAAATAACACGGAGGGATCAGAAAACTTATTGCTTAGAGTTATTCCTCCAACTCAAAATTTTTTCTCCGACGATTATCTGGATGAACTAATGAATTACGACCCAAATACGGTGCAACGACATAAGGGTCCAACCAACATGGGGTCTACGGAGAATCATGAAGATGGTATTCAGAAAGGACGAGAACCTTCTAGGATAGGAAACAGTGCTCAGACAGGAAGTGGATCCCCAGAGCCAGGGCCAAGCCACGCCGAGGGATCAGAAAATTTACCTTACACGTTTCAAAAAGTTAAACAGAGGACATTTAAGAACTCTGTGGTCGACACACATTATGAGGTGAAGTTTAATGTGGATAAGACAATCGAGAATAAAAAACTTTCAACCCTTTATGGTGAAATAGAGGGCATGTTCGATGACGTCATAGGGGAAGCTTCGCAAACTTTACAAGAGTCGGACCTAGGCAGAATCATCATACATCACGACAACCTATCAAACCCCATTTATGTACCCTTGAGACCTCTGAGAGACCTGACCGGAGAATATGTCATGGAACACCTACAGAACGTGTTGAACAGTCACCAGGACATGCCCATGGATCAGAGTTTTAGACTCGAC TGTCCGTCCTGGTATTACATTAAGGCGTCAAGACAGggaaacaataaacaaaaactgCTGGCAGATGCACTATGTCTCAAGGCTGGAGTTCCCAACGACCGCTTTCTCACTGTGTGCGACATACCAGCATTTGAAGATCTTTTAAACGTTGACATACTCGTAGTCGCAGCTAGGATGGGAAATAAGTTTTTAAAAATCCCTTCCAAAGACAGCAAGCGTCAGAGAATGTATCTGTATCTTGTCGGTACACAGGAGGATGGTCATTTTCATGCGATAGTAAAGATATGTGGATTCTTCGGATCAGCAAAATTTTGCGAACACTGCTTGATACCTTGTAGAAATAACCACTATTGTGAGAACATGTGTAATGTTTGTCACCGTCAAGGATGTACCGTCCAAAGGTCTCAGGTCAGTTGCATTAGGTGTCATAGGACTTGTAGGTCCATAGAATGCTTCAACCGACACAAAGAACTCCGTGAAAGGAAACATGATCGTGACCATAAATCGGACTGCGAACTGTACTGGAGTTGTACAAACTGTAAAAGAGTACTAGAAACCAGAAAAAGGAAACCCGAAGAACATCGTTGTGGTGAATGGTTATGCAATTGCTGTAAGGAATACGTGAACAATGACCATCTGTGTTACGTAAGGGCACTGGAACCAAAGAGTCCCACGACGAAATACGTTTTCTTTGACTTTGAATGTGGTCAGGAGGACAATATTCTTCAATGCCACGATAAGTATGCCTCACAAAGAAATCCTAAATGTCCCGCTTGCAAAGGCAAAATTGTTCCATGCAACGAGTGTGCGAAATGTATAAATTGTCAGAAGAGCTGGTGTGGCAAGTACAGACACACGCCGAATCTGGTCATAGCTCACACCGCTTGCGAACTGTGTAAAGACAAGACGATCGATTTCAAGTGTGAGGAATGCGAATCGCGTTGTGAAGAAGATTCGTCATGCACAGGAAGAGAAGTCCTCTTTGAGGGAAACAACGCTGCATCTGATTTCGGAAAATGGCTGTTTGATGAGAAACACAAAGGCTTCTTGGTTTTTGCACACAAAATGAAAGGTTACGACGGGTATTTTTGA
- the LOC138311540 gene encoding uncharacterized protein yields the protein MSDQDMTPLTAEEESKLIEQLLNSSPCSPDTPCDVSMNTSVVDIGTQVNIHKKCEQCDVYKEDLRRQYKTFLQIEMDEITETIKFLKTKNRLLRRALKCAH from the exons ATGAG TGATCAGGATATGACCCCATTGACAGCGGAGGAAGAAAGTAAGCTCATCGAACAGCTGCTGAACAGCAG TCCATGCTCTCCTGATACACCTTGTGATGTCAGCATGAACACCAGCGTTGTTGATATAGGAACCCAAGTTAACATTCATAAAAAATGTGAACAGTGTGATGTGTACAAGGAGGACTTAAGaagacaatataaaacattctTACAGATCGAAATGGACGAAATAACAGAGACTATAAAATTCCTCAAGACCAAAAATAGATTGCTCCGGAGAGCATTAAAATGTGCCCACTAA